GGAAGTGCGGGAGACCGATGTGCGGCGGGCCAGCCATCTGCTCCACCCCTCCATCATCCGGGTGGGCCTCATCCCCGCTTTGTACGACCTGCTGGAACGCTTCCGGGGGCCCATGGATGTAGAGGTGGATATCGATCCCCAAGTTGCCGAACTGGACCGGGCCGACGGCCCGGGGATCCCCGAGGCGGTGCGGCTGGCAGCCTACCGGGTTTTGGAGGAAGCCTTGAGCAACGTCCACAACCATGCCGGCGCCGCCAAGGTGCGCATCAGCGTGTATTTGCGTCCCGATCACATCTTGGAGTTGACGGTGGAGGACGACGGCCGCGGCCTGGCGGCCGAAGGACCCAAGCTGGGTCTGGGCCTGGCCGTCATCGCCGCCCGGGTGCTGGATCTGAAGGGCGACTGGAGCATATCCCCGGCGCCGGGGAGCGGCACCCGGCTCACGGCCTGGTTCCCCCTGCGCTTTGAATAAATCTCAATTTGAACCCCAAACCAATAAAGGATACAATTAGCTACGGTTGTACATTATGGTCATACGGCAGTCGCCCGGGCATGGCTTGGGTTTGACCGACAATTTTTTCGGGAGGTTTGAGTTATGGCCAAACACGAGTTGCCACCCCTTCCGTACCCTCCGGACGCCCTTGAGCCCCACATCGACACCGACACCATGAACATCCACCACGGCAAGCACCACGCAGCCTATGTGAACAATTTGAATGCCGCTCTGGAGAAGCATCCCGACCTGCAGGAGAAGAGTCTGGAGGATCTCCTCCGGAACATCGACCAGGTGCCCGAGGATATCCGCACGGCCGTCCGGAACAACGGCGGCGGCCACCACAACCACAGCCTCTTCTGGAGCATCATGAGCCCCAACGGCGGCGGCAATCCCACCGGCGCCCTGGCCGAAGCCATCAACCAGCAGTTCGGCAGCTTTGACGCCCTGAAGGAAGCCATCAACAAGGCCGGCGCCACCCGCTTCGGCAGCGGCTGGGCTTGGCTGGTGGTCAAGCCCGACGGCAGCCTGGCGGTATACAGCACGGCCAACCAGGACAGCCCCCTCATGCAGGGCGACACGCCCATCCTGGGCGTGGACGTCTGGGAGCATGCCTACTACCTGAAGTACCAGAACCGCCGGCCCGACTACCTGCAGGCCTGGTGGAACGTAGTCAACTGGGAAGAGGTAGGCCGTCGCTACGAAGCTGCCCGGAGCTGAGCCGGGAAGCCCAATAGCCGAAAATGCAATAGGGGCCCGGGATGGTCATCCCGGGCCCTTTTCGTGCCCGTGTCAGCGAATGGGGTGGTGGCGCTCCACCATCTTTACCATGGTGCTGGCGATGGCCTGCTGCTCCCGCTCATCGGCAACGCTCCACAGTTCCTTCAGCACTCTCTGCTCGGGGCTCTTGACCTCAACCTGCTGGGACAGCCAGTCGCCGATGTCCGCGGCCCGGCGGCTGATGTCCGTGGTGGACATGCCCATCTTTTTGGCCGCCTGCAGGCGATCCGCCAGCTCATTGGTAAACTGGTCAAAGGTATTGGTAACGGGCACGGTGCCTCCTCCTTTCCACGGCGGTGCCT
The nucleotide sequence above comes from Sphingobacteriaceae bacterium. Encoded proteins:
- a CDS encoding superoxide dismutase → MAKHELPPLPYPPDALEPHIDTDTMNIHHGKHHAAYVNNLNAALEKHPDLQEKSLEDLLRNIDQVPEDIRTAVRNNGGGHHNHSLFWSIMSPNGGGNPTGALAEAINQQFGSFDALKEAINKAGATRFGSGWAWLVVKPDGSLAVYSTANQDSPLMQGDTPILGVDVWEHAYYLKYQNRRPDYLQAWWNVVNWEEVGRRYEAARS
- a CDS encoding DUF3243 domain-containing protein translates to MPVTNTFDQFTNELADRLQAAKKMGMSTTDISRRAADIGDWLSQQVEVKSPEQRVLKELWSVADEREQQAIASTMVKMVERHHPIR